One Glycine max cultivar Williams 82 chromosome 1, Glycine_max_v4.0, whole genome shotgun sequence genomic window, TCAAATGCAATTCGTGTGAAATCTCATTCATTGGGTCTTACACCGAGTAAGGGCTCACCTTGAAAATTCTCGGGAGAAGGAGTTAGACATTGTTCAAAGATGAATCCTCCAAAACATatcgaattaaaaaaattggacaATGAAGCAACTTTGAAGATACAaaattcaaagaagaaaaaatgtctCTCTACCTAGTGAAGTCAAATAGGCACAAGATGGTGCTCCTCCCAAAAGTCTCAGGTCCTTTAGAAAAAAGTTTCAATTTGCAAGGCAAGATGGTCTTGATACCAGAATTGCGAGGATGTTTTTCTCTTCAGGGCTATCATTTCATTTAGCAAGGAATCCTTATTATAGGGAGACTTTTCTTATGTTGCCAATACTCCTAATCTCAATGGATATAGACCTCCAGGTTACAATAAGTTGAGAACTACCTTGGTTACAACATAAAAAGCCATGTGGAGAACCTCTTGCAACAATAAGAAATTCATGGAATCAGAAAGGTATGACCATTACTATTGATGTGTGGAGTGATCCTCAAAGAAGACCTCTTATCAACTTCACGGCTGTCATAAGAGTGGACCGATGTTCTTAAAGGCGATAAATTGCTCTAGTGATATAAAGGACAAGGATTTCATTGCTTAACACATCAAAGATGCAATTATGGAGGTTAGGTCATCAAATTCGGTACAAATTGTGACTGATAATGTAACTATATGTAAGGTATAGGTATGATAATAGAGAATAAGTTTCTATATCTATTGGACTTCTTGTGTTGTGCACACCTTGAACcttgtattaaaaatattgggCAGCCAAGGATGTGAGAAAAACAATGTTACTTATGAACAATGTTCTTGGATCACACAAATTGCAGACAATGCTAATCtgattaaatttttatcatgGGATAGTTTATAAGATTATTAATGTACAACAACTTCAATCATTAAAGTTATTTCTATTGCTCCTACAAGATTTGCTTCAACTATTGTGATGTTAAGAGGTTTAGAAGTTTGAAAGAAGGACTCCAAAATATGGTTATTAGTCTTGAATGGTCTATTTACAAGGACAATGATGTTGCAAAGgcaaaaaaagtgaaagaaactTTGTTGGATGATATTTGGTGGACAAGGTTGATTacattctttctttcattgctCCTATTTATGATGTTCTTAGAAAGACAAATAGTGATATGACTTGTCTTCACTTGGATATGAATCTTGGATTCAATGATTAAAATGTGAGACAAGTCATATATCGaagaaagacaaaaaatgaAGAATCACCCTTTTATGACGTAGTGCACAAAATATTAATGGATCGTTAGACTAAGAGTAACATAACTCTTCATTGTCTAGTACATTCTTCAAACCCAAGGTAATACTTTACatccttaaattaatttatgattatatttttttacatgcatTACTTTGTAGGttatatttatttgtgtttatattttttttaatgttgtagATATTATAGTCATGAATGGTTAAGTGAAGATCCATCAAGAGTTCCCCCACATGAAGATGTGGAATTTACTGATGAAAGGAAGAAATGCTTTAGAAATACTTTGATGATGTGGATGTAAGGAGACAAGTCGATTTggagtttgaatttttttggtaGAAGAAAGGCTTTGATGATGTTGACTCTTTAAGGGATAGAGGTGAATTGGTTACAAATCTTGGTGGCTTGTTCATGGTATTCATGTACCAACTTTTCAAAAGATTGTCCTTAAGTTACTTGAGCAACCATCTTCATCTTCTTGCTGTGAAAGGAATTGAAACACCTACAATTTCATacataatttgaaaagaaataagatgATACTTAAAAGAGCAAAAGATCTTGTATATGTTTATAACAATCTTTgtcttatttctaaaaaattctCAAACTACAATAGAATCcttaaataatcaatttatcTCTTGATGAACCAATTTTAGAAActgattttttcaataaaatgacCAAGACTTTGATAGactatatttaaactttttgttAAACTTGATTATCTTAATCTTAGTACTTTTATTAGACATATGACATATCTCTTGATGTCTTACTATTTAGtacttttttcttaaatatcatatgaatatataattgtattgtcagtttgattatatttaaattttgatcgtGTTcgtattatcatatatatatataggttcgTGATGTGTCcgtgtctaattttttttattgtaggtTTGTTCCTGTATTTGTGTCATGTCATGTCTAATACCGCATCCGTGCTTCTTAGATAACAATCATTGATAGGCGGGAACAGAGTTTCCAAATTTGGAAGGGAGAAGAATTGGCTGAATTACTATTTGCTGCAAAATCTGTCATTGGTGTCAAAGGTTGATGAGAGTTTTGGATGGATTGCGAATGACTAATTGTAATTGACTTTCTTTACCGCACAAAAGGGCGTCTCCCGCGGTACTATCCATTAGTATCTAACTTTTTAATCAGCAGATCAGCGTTAAAGCTTGAAAGTGCAATTTCATCAAGATAACAAAAGCAACTTTCTTAAAATTGCGTATTTACATGTTGAAGTTAATCGATAAACAAGggaatgatttttttcattttcacattGCAAGTTGCATTTGTATACTTGTGACCACATGGTAATAGGGTGATAAACAAACATGGCATGGTAGCTGATGCAATAAAGTTTAGTAGATGAGTGTGATGGGAAAGTGTCCAACGTGGAAATGACTGGTACACTGAGAATCTGAGATTCAATCACATCCGATTTCTaaaatgtattaaatgaattagtcttttttttattaattgagaaatgttataattattagcatataatattttataaataatttataataatgaaaactgataatttataaattcaacCTCAACCATAACACTAGTTTGAGCTAATTTTTCAATAACCAGAAATAACAGAAGAAAATAGaggagtaaaataaatcaattttctttagaagttaaaattaaattaaacactaTATACTTTTCATaagttttttaatctaattttttcaaaaattgaagtacatatcttaattttaatttataagacatttataattcattttttcttttttttcctcttataaACATTTATTGATAACTTATCTGAGTTAAGAGTCCAAAATTTCAAGACACGCCCTAGTACATGCAATGGCACAGTAAGTTTTCAACTTTAAATAATTCACTCTAATTATGatcaaagcaaaaaaaaaaaactattgttcAGATGCAATAATGCAAACATAGCTATCGACGAGATCCTCAACCTCCTCAATATATCACGACGAAAGGAGAGGTTCATTCGTGTTGTCTGCAAATGATAATGTCTCAAAGGGAAATGGCCAAAATTCTGGAGAGGGAGATAAAACTATTCATAAGCCATTCGTTAGTgtgttataaaaatatgttcTAAGGAGTAAATTAATGGTCTTCGTTTACAAATTATACAAGGAAGTAACTTGTGGTGACAAAGCGACTTGATcattacataaaaaaacatcATGAATATATCGCTCTTTGGTTGTTATGCACTATTTTATCATCTATTATTATGCCAAATCGCTCAGTGTTGGTATTTTTAAACAGTAAAACCAAAAAGACATTAATTTAATGCAcaatctctttatttattttttttaaaaaaattctataaataacAGTGAGCATTTGATGACGAGGAAACATTtcctgttaaaaaaaatatacgctCTGATATGTTTTAAATActtcataatttaaataactttgttttgttctctaaatttaaaaataatctttctagtcataatttttttttaaatattttagttccTTTGATTAAATGCTCGTCACTCAAATGccatcaaaattaaatgatcacatttaaagaaaaaaatgtgatagGATTTTGATAATAAGAATGTGAACTTAAAGTGAGTTGACTTGTAATTTGTTAATAACCACATGAGCATTTTTTGTGGAAGAAATTTTGAAACATTGATTGACATACATGGTACTCTGTTGAAGAGACATTTCAATTCTCAAATTAACGATTGTAATAGTAGGTCTACATAAAAGTAGGTCAAACGCACAAACCTCTATCTGGTGCCATTAGGAGAGAAAATAACTGCTCCAGCAATTCAAAATTGTTCTACTCCTTGTTCACCTCAATAAACTTGATGTTCATATTTACAATTGGAGCAAATTAAAGGCAATggcattttatttataaaaatgtcacAATTCTTCCCAAAATGCCCTCCTGTTTGTCTCTGAAGATAGAGGACAACACATGAATGGTATTAGACTCATGAGCCGAAGTAAATGCCACTTGCCTAATTCTGTCTGTGCATCTGAACCTTTCTACTCTAAATAAGTGCTCCATGAAGACATAAccaattaatgttttaattagTTGGTATATATACAAGTTGAGAAGTGGCAATCTTTGCACCGATTCCCATTGCATCTCTTCAAACACAAGTTGCCAACCTTGATTCCGCAAGAATATGATGCAAGTTGAGAACCGAATCGATAGAGACTGGCAATTGGCATGCACGGtgtattatataaaaatcaaaataaaaagttatagcCCACCAAATTCACCAGCCATTTTAATGCAACTTTGGCAGTGAAGGGACACCTAATTGAGTTGCCACAAATGCCACCAAAACAGAAGCAATCACCGCCATAACATTGTTTGTTCTTACGTCTACATTAGCACCCGAATTGTCCACCGCCATTGGGTATTTCCCATTTCCCGATTTAATCGAACTGCATCCAAATTCAATCCCAAATTAATcgcaaaaattgaaaacataaaacacCATAAGCGGAATCTCGACGgtgcaataaaattaaaacacgacattggaaaataaaaaacgtGACAACTGACAACCATGTCTATGGCGATACCGCACCCAAAAACTGGTCCCCTAATTGACATTCGACCCAACTTCACTTTCCTCAAAACAATCATATGAAAATTCAACAAGAACCTATACTCGTCTGTTGTAAAACACGTTTTAACAGCTAACAGTTTCCGTAGATtagttaatttgattattattattattattattgaataaaaagaaaaacaaaaagcgacaaataataaaataaaattacctaGTGGATGGTTGTGGGCAGAAAGTGATGGTATAATCCGCTGTGGCGCAAGTGAAGGTGCTGGAGCCATCGTCATAAGCGTAACTATAAGCGCGTGGGCACGCGCTCTTAAAGAACTGCGAGTATGAACTGGGTTTGCATGTGTCAGGCGTCGCGTAAGCGCCACTACAGCAGTACTGTGGATCGTCGAAAGCTTCGCACGCGCTTTTGCACGCCACGCCCTCTCCGCTGCTCATCACCATCAGCTCCGCCGGGCACGGCGTGTTTAAATCCACCACGCACCCCGTGGCGGTGCAGTTTCCGGCGCCGGTTCCGCCCTGTGGCTCCACGATCATGGGGAGGTTGTAACCGTCCACGAGGCTCACATCGAAGAAATCCAGCCCGCCGGCGCCGTTCAGGGTGAATTCCGCCAGCGTGGCCGGCGGGGCGGCTCCTCCGCCGTTGCATTCCACGGCGGAGGAGCCGCAGTCGCCGGTGACGCAGGAGAATTTTCCTGTGGCATCTTGGGTGCAGAAGGTCCGCCCCCAGAGGCGGCCGGACCAGGCGGCCGGCACGGCGATCACGTTGGACTCGCCTGGTTGTAAGACGAAGCCGGTGGTGGGGAGCGGCGAGGTTCCGGCGCCGGATAAAATGCCGGGCCAAACTGTGTAGCTGCACTTGTTCACAATCGTGAATGTCGTTGAATACGAACCTGTACAACGTTAAAGACAACGTAACACATGACAGTTAAATACAAGTagctaaaatttgttttaaaaaaatcacgtAATTGCATATGAGAACTCGAactgattaaattaaaataattttatgttaattaatgtaTGTATTTAGAACATAAAAATGTAATGGTAGTATGAATGGTTACCTGCTAGGAATTGGAAGAGACATAGTGTAACAAGAGTGGTGGAGAATTGAGTTGAGGATGCCATAATTGAAAAATGGAATAATATTCTGTTTCCCTTGTTGGATGGTTTTGGAGAAAAGTGTTAAGATGAGGAATGGGTTGTGTTGGGAGggaaatcaatatatatagagaggATTTGATGTGGCCCATAGGGTTGAGGGAGGTTATGGGTGTGGGGCCCAGTGGA contains:
- the LOC100807106 gene encoding pathogenesis-related thaumatin-like protein 3.5 gives rise to the protein MASSTQFSTTLVTLCLFQFLAGSYSTTFTIVNKCSYTVWPGILSGAGTSPLPTTGFVLQPGESNVIAVPAAWSGRLWGRTFCTQDATGKFSCVTGDCGSSAVECNGGGAAPPATLAEFTLNGAGGLDFFDVSLVDGYNLPMIVEPQGGTGAGNCTATGCVVDLNTPCPAELMVMSSGEGVACKSACEAFDDPQYCCSGAYATPDTCKPSSYSQFFKSACPRAYSYAYDDGSSTFTCATADYTITFCPQPSTSSIKSGNGKYPMAVDNSGANVDVRTNNVMAVIASVLVAFVATQLGVPSLPKLH